One window of the Rhipicephalus sanguineus isolate Rsan-2018 chromosome 4, BIME_Rsan_1.4, whole genome shotgun sequence genome contains the following:
- the LOC119391326 gene encoding cuticle protein 65-like, with protein MCTEKLYLGSCKRGPYAHFAQIYASFLVALATSASAGFVPVAGYQAVPEYTKVYAAPTAYVAAPAPALSTTVHHTPAVSKATRVTSYRTTHPVVPQTVAKVSTYTPAVHTVHASVPSTVSGVVHGVPAYGYGYYPTRYTYGHPYGYHPLGYGYAHGLMPYGLNYGYGLNGVSYVTPVKKCTYERSFYLLKF; from the coding sequence ATGTGTACCGAAAAGCTCTACTTAGGCAGTTGTAAACGTGGTCCGTATGCCCACTTCGCGCAGATCTACGCCTCCTTCCTTGTGGCCCTGGCCACCAGCGCCTCCGCAGGATTCGTACCTGTAGCCGGCTATCAAGCCGTGCCCGAGTACACCAAGGTTTACGCTGCACCGACGGCTTACGTCGCGGCCCCCGCCCCAGCTCtgtccaccaccgtccaccacaCACCGGCCGTGTCCAAAGCCACCCGGGTAACCAGCTACCGCACCACACACCCAGTAGTGCCACAAACCGTCGCCAAGGTGTCTACGTACACGCCTGCTGTCCACACTGTCCACGCATCAGTGCCGAGCACCGTTTCCGGAGTTGTCCATGGGGTTCCCGCCTATGGATACGGTTACTACCCAACCCGGTACACCTACGGCCATCCGTACGGCTACCACCCGCTGGGCTATGGCTACGCCCACGGTCTCATGCCATACGGGCTCAACTACGGCTATGGACTGAACGGTGTCAGCTATGTGACCCCTGTCAAGAAGTGTACGTATGAACGTTCTTTTTATCTTCTGAAATTCTAA